The sequence cGCTTTTTAAACAtataagacttggtgtcatcatcaaaacaaagtgattaacatttgaatattatcattggatcattAACCAACAATTTAAATAATACATACTGTTATATTAGCATCACATTATAATTTTCTCTCATCACAAATGAATAGGACCTCTCTCAACTATGACAGACTAACACCTCAACGCACCTCAGCATTTTCTCTCCATCCTTAATAAATTACAGATTCAATACCATCATGACAATCGAGACATTTTCTTAGTGGTATAAGCTCTGAGTTGGATTTGAGTCCTAGTTGGCGCAGGTTCGAATCTAGGGGATGTTTTCTCAAGGATTCTATTGTGATGATAAAGATGTATGCCCCAAGCCACTAGGTTTAATCCAAAGCACACTGGGTATCCAATGCGGCGAAGGTGTATGAAGAGTTTCCTCCTACCATGTGTGGGTgaaaaatgagagtattcgattcaAAATCGTCTATCTAAAAAATTACCATCAATGACTCATTCCTCCCTATCAGAGTGTGACACGGTATaatttaaaagtattatttttattaaacaaCTAAGTAAATAACATTATATTAAATACATAATAAAAAACTATCTAATGATGCGCATAGCTGCACATCCATTGCGCAACATCAGAATGGCGCGCATCGCCCCATAATAATCGCGCAATACCGTGTTAATGCGCTTGCTCGAGTGCCACCTGATTATCCCTTAATGACATGCTCTCAACGTTGGTCGCGCAGTCTAAACATGACGCTACCTAAATTGCATGAACAAGGCTGGAAGTGTACTATGACGACACTAAAGCATAAATGACACTAGTGGCAGGACAGTACGATCCTGACATTGCATAACAGCCAGAAAAGGACAGCAGGTATAAATGGGACAACACTGAAATAATGGCAGTACTTTTATAGCTTTtcggaataaaaagacaaagacaAAACGACGTGTCACTAACATATCCTTTTGTCCCCTTACGTGGCACTAAGGGACAAAAGCTCACATTTATAAATTGATGTAACTTGAGCTGAAAACATAGAACAACAATTCGGAATCATCTccacttcatcaaaaatcactctcAATTACATTTATTCTCACAACACACCAGCTAAACCGCGCAACTAGAATAGCTATTCAACACCCTTAGCGGTTTCAGGTAACGTTGCCATAACATAAATCCTAACACCGCCCCCTCGAGCCATCAGTTCCGGCTAACACGAATGATGGTGGATCatgtttaaccaccctttctgagatcatcatctcgtatgagggttattcacagtactccggaccggagagttaaactcaaggaaCCCTTAAATCCTCCTTTATTGTTGATCTTGCATGAACCGAACCCCTTGGACCATTTTATACTTGATCACTttcattaaaattttaaaaaaataaaaaaattacattacattatattaaactaaaataaaaataaaataatttacaCAACATACTGAGAGTAATATTATATCCACCACACTTTTTGATATATTAATCACATATATGCATCAATGAGTTGGACAGTACAATCTATTAATACATATGTGTAGTGGATCTATCAAAATAAGAGTGTTGAATTTATCATCATCCCATCAGGATTGTCAATATTCATTTTCAAGTTTTAATAGTTTAAAAAGAAATATGGTGAGAATGTGtgaaaatatataaaagaaatatggtgaaatatatgtaaaaatgtatcatacaaaataaaactaaaattgtaCGGAGTAGTAATATATATAAGAAATAttccaaaaatattccctaataacCTCATCGTCCTACGCTTTCCAACGATATGGAAATAGGTACACCATCAATTGAGCACGGGATTGCCATCGATTTTATCGATGACGAGTTCCTAAGGCAAGCCAATAATGGAGCGATGTAAATGCTCTAAAAGATTCACTCTTAATCATAACACAAATCCCTAGCATGCAGACTGATCGTACGATTCTTGTAATCTTTATGATTTTGGGCCTACAATGAGGGATTTTGAGATAATTTGGATAAAGATGGAGCTGGGCCAAATGGGTTACAAAATTGGCCCGTTTCTGTACGGCAACGACATGTTGATTCAGATAATGAAGCATTGGGGTTGATCTCAAAAAACATGGGCGTGATTTGGTGTCTTTTGGGAAAATGAACAAATTACAACTTTTTTTAAAGTGTTAGGATTGTAGAAATACCCATGTTGGAACCTATTGCACGTCGTAAAAACTATGCTCCAGTGCATCAGGTTCGAACATGGTTCGAACATGACCATGTTTGAACCTAGGGGTTGTTAGAACTCTACTTACTAATTCGAAGAATTCGAAAGCGAACATGTTCGAACTCAGTGTTTCTTTTTTGATCGAGTGTTAGCTTatccaaataataatataattatatttaatggtAGTACATTAATATATACCGAGCAATATACTCCacaataaaaaaattaaataaaaaaatactccacaacaataataataataatgataatgatatctaCTGTACATGTATTTAGATTCATCAATTCATTCATCAAGTAATGAAGTAAATACTCGTAAAAGGTAATAATAAATGTCTTATCTTCAGCTCGTTAACTCGGTCCACAGCTCCCTATTTAAAAAAGGGACTGATATTTTAACATTTAAACTTTTGGAAAGTTACAAGAATTAGGTTGATTTTGCTAGCGTGAATATGTTTCTTCATTCGTGATATTTTAACAATTTAACACTTATGAGAATTAGGTTGATTTTGATGAAGCCTcgaaaaagtcaactcaaaagcacCAAAGCCACACAAGGAACAAACGACACTATCTACAAAAAACCACTACACAATCCACGCTCAGGCCTAACAACCGAAGGCCCCATCCTGGGCTCAACAGGCCTCAATTGGGCCGGAATTCGAACCCACATCGAAGTCAGCACTTGACTCCCTGTCGAAGAAACCCCAACTCTTCCAACTTCTTTAAAACCGGAACTATTCATGCCAGTATGATACGCCATAATGTGGTTCGCATAAACCGAAGAAGCCGCAACAGGAGTCAAGACATTAACCTCACCATTAAAGGTAAATCCTATCTAAAATCGCATATTTATAGATATGTAATTAAACCATCTCTTTCGTGTGCACCGGGGTGACCATATGATTCAGCAGTATTACAAGTTACTAACTATTAATGTACTTGAATTTTCTTCTGTTAGTGTGCAGAATATCATAGCACCATTTAACATCACCTTATGTTTCTATTGTCGATTGTGGTTTTTGTTATTGGTACATTAGCCGGCATTCTCGGCTATCATGTAGTAAGGTACTACTACTTGTTAGTGATTTTAGTCtcaattattaagttaattatgatGATTTATTTGAAAGTCTGTGTTATTTTATTCGCGGGTATGAAGAGTGTGGACTATACGTACGGACCATGGCGAACGACTTTTGCTGTCAAAAATATAGGTTGCACCCTCTTGTTTTTCAACCAAAATCAACTTTTTTTTCCCTCTAGAAAAACAACGCAATCTCTAATATTCAAATTTTGTTATCTTCTTGCTCCCTTTAAAGATTTTGTGAACACCAGGTTTGATAGGGTTTGTTACACGATTCAGGAACCGGTTCAAATTATTAGTTCAATCCTGTTTTCTAACACTAATGTATCAGGAATTGGAACATATGGGAAGAGTGGAGCCAACAAAATCAAATTCAACAAAAACAAATTCAGCAACaatatgatgaggaagaagctatcATGAATTGGAATGAATGGAAAGAGTTTAGACAACATATTGAACAACAAATTGCTAAGGAAGAAGCTATTAAGATTTATAACAAGATTTGGAACATATGGAAAAAGTGGAGACAACAAACAGAGATGTGTGTAATCTGTTTAATGAGGCTAAGGCGTTCTGCATTTATACCTTGTGGGCATCTAGTCTGCTGTACAAGATGCGCTCACCGCGTTGAACGAGACTTGTCTCCCAAATGCCCTGTTTGTAGGCAGACGATCTACGAATCAGTCAGGATTTATAGATCTTGAGGTAACAACAGATTTTGGTTGAGAGATTGAATATGGATATATTTGTATTGATTATGGGTTTCTAGATCAGGCAATTTTCATCTTTATGGTAGGTAATCTTTCTACTGTACATGGTTATCAGTTTTATACACATATCTTTgcaatattattttttttcttactAAAAATCATATCTTGATATAATTTCATGGAGTGTTGCACTAATATATACTCTTTCATATTCATATACGGAGTATCAATCAACTATGAGAACATTTTGATGTTGAATTGTTTTTACACCTTTGAATTGACTAATTCTGGAATTACAGATTATAATTGGTTGAAAATTTGTCATATTCAATTCATGTTGGGTTCTAGCTATTTTGTTTGCAATTGTCAAAGTTCTttgtttttatatttaataaaacgaTTTCTGTTTGAAAAGAAGTATGCTGTCAATTCTAAAAGGCTTAGTTAGTTGCATACTAATAGAGTAAGTGTCACTAAACAAATATATAGTACCAATACTATTGAAACACACACTAAAATGTGAAACACACCTTCAATGAATGGACAAATGCTACGGTTATTGGTCATAACCGTTGCTACATCATCCACTACTTTATCTTCCATGGGTTCTTTATTTGCCTTGGTAAAATCTTCGAGTACGAGACATATTCATGACTCTGTCGATGTTGATTTGAAAGGTCCGAAGTTTGCTAAATGTAATGTTTGGGTCTCGGAAATCTCGGACATTAACGGGTTAAATCGGTTCATTTTTTATGGGTGCGATCAAAAATTGTTGGAGTCGACGAATCACTTGGTGGTGTCAAATGGTGTGAGGACCGAAGGCTTCGGGTTTCGTCAAGATGTTGATTTGTGGGAAACCAAAATACGGGTAATGTGGACTCTTATAATCACTTCTCTTCGGGTATTAAATTCGGTTCTATCGAGTTGGATGGTAGTAACATCGCAAATTTGTTCATGGTGCGCAACATAAAGATCAGAATATAGTTGGTTCGGTTGATGATATTGCAATATTGGATGAGATGGTTATTAGTACTAATAAGAAGGATATGATATAGGACCTGAAGTTATTGATGTGGAAAGTGTTGAAAAGTCAAACTTGAAAAATGACACAATTCGTGATCCTGTTGATTTCGTGGGGAGTATTgggcctaatttttttttttttttatttattatttttttttttgacaaaaaacaAGGAATGAAATATATCAATTTTTCacagggattatcaccaaaatgcccaaatATTTGGGTCCCCTTGCAccagagcccaaaaaaaaaaaaatgacaaaatgccctcgcaaggcgcaaggtaccttgcgaccttgcgtatttgcgtatttttctaaaaaaaaaacggTTAAATGACATTTTTCAACCTGTCACTCCACACTTTCATCCGACTTCGCAAACACGCAAATAAAGTCACACAGGCGATTCACAACAACGCAAGCACAAACGCAAACCCTCTTCCATTACTACTACCAGATTCTCCTCCTTCATCATCTCCACCACCACCTAACCCCTCTTGCCACCACCGTGACCTCTTATACTAGCCTACAAGGGTTTTCACGAAGTGTTAGGGTTTTCACGCTAAAGAAATCGGGTTTTCACGAAGTAATCAAGCAAATAATCAAGGAATCAACCTTGCAACGATGGCGAGCACCCAGGTTAGTGATTACTTTGTTATTTATGTGTGTTTTATCGGTTTATTTTTGGTTCGATGTGAATTTTATAAATGTGCACACTAACTGCTCGATGAAATGTCTCTTCGAGGTGTATTTGTGTTTAATGAAGTACAACCGTTGTTTTATGACATGGAACTGTATTTTGGGTTATATGTTCGAGTGAAACATACATTAAGTGCTCGTAAAATTTTGGAAATTGACTAGACGCAAGGCATAGTTTGCGTGCTTGCGTACGCAACGTGAGTGGACGCAAGGTTatatttgcgtccttgcgtgttcCCAGAAACTTGTCTTTGCGTCCTTGCGTTGGTCAATTAAACGGACGCAAGTTTTATCTTGCGTTCTTGCGTCCTGATACTTTCTGCTGATTATTTTATATTGTTACTTATGCAGGGATTTGTGGAAGGAAAGTTAACGATGAAGAATAAGTTGAGCGTTATAGGGGATGTGAAGAAGGTCATGACTGAGAATCAAATTAAAAAGTTTAAAGAAACGTGTTTTGGTccatggttagatctagaatacttTGGTAATGATCCCGGGCTTGTACATTGCATGCTCCAACGAAAGAGTGTGCGGCCGGAAAGACTAGATAATGTTAAGTACCCCGATGAGCATGAGGATATATGGTTTCATTTTCAGAACAATTTTTCGATTAGATTTGGTCGCCGTGAATTTTATCTTGTGACGGGTTTTTTGTTTAGTAGCCGGAtggacatggcacattacatcccgAAGAATTATGACGTCCAGACCGCACCTATTAGACGACGtttatttaagggttttaaagattcTCAAAATGTTTTGCTTAGTGATGTTGAAAAGATGCTTTTAAAATCTGATCACAGGCGTATTAGTGACGATGATGTGGTGCGATTAGCAATTATCTTGATTGTAGAGAGAGGTTTTATGGGTAAACAAGGGATCCATGTTGTGAATAAGAAGTTTTTATGGCTAGTCGAAGAGTTATCGCCTGTTAATcagtacccatgggggtctcgtatttgggaGCCAACTTACGAAGCGGTTAGTGAAGGGTTTGTTATTCgtgaaagccaattagagagtggaAAGGCGTACACTTTGGCGGGATTTATGTTGGCTTTCAAGGTAAATGGTTGAATATTTGttatttaatgttaatatttaagatgtaaaataaattaaattaattgtttttttatttgtagatttggattctcgagtcttaccgtcgtaccattaaacCGTTTGCAAAAAAGACtgacaagaatggagtaccgagggctctTTTTTGAAAGCGTTCATCTGCCGAGTCATTTGGAATGTCTGAATACCTTAAACTCCTACATATTCAGGTTAGTTACATTTTAAAAATGTTAGTCTATCCTAAATTGTTGCATAGTTTACCTGTTATCTGTTTACAAACAGTTTCTGGTATGGGCGCAAGGTATTCATTGAGTCATTGCGTGTGTTTTTAGGTAGACGCAAGGTttcccttgcgtccttgcgtatggttTTGTTCTTTGACGCAAGAGTTGTTTGCGACCTTGCGTAAACGGACGCAAGCTTTTATTTGCGTCTTTGCGTATTGGTTTCTGCTAATATTCTTATttgataattaaataattaattgtaGGATGAGTGTCCCAAGAAAAAGAGACCTTTACATGGTCTGCAGCCAACTGAAACAGAGCAAAGTTGTCAATGGTGGATTCAGAGTGACGTGTACTTTAGAGGAGGAAATGTACCAGAAGATGAGATCGAGGTTGAGGTCCAGGATGATGAAGTTGATACAGATGATCCAATTGTTGATGGGTCTGAGCAGACACACCACAAGCATGCAACAGAAGATGTTCATACAGAGGGCCTTCACGATGTACACAATTTACATCGTATGTTAGAGTTGCTGACAAAGCGGATGGACAAATAAGAGAAAGAGTTAACTGATTGCAAAAAACTTGTTATGCAACACGAAGAACTtttatcgcaacaacaacaacaacatcaggtacattgaattgaattgactttatttattattatattttggtattaattgaattgatttattgatttatttattacttatgttatttattatGTTTAGGATGATGATACGTGTTTCAATCGATCTTTGTCTGATAATGAGATTGAAAGGCCTTCTCCAATGCACATTCGACGTGGAATCAGAGAAAGAAAGTCaactcattaaatgatctcttaggttgcctaagaaccatgaccaaacctcgtttgtctcgccgCCACCAATTCCATAGGCCAATGGCAGAATTCCATTATTGTCATCCATCGCAACGGCAACTAAATTTGTCCCCGAGTACCCAACCTTCAAATGCGCACCATCGACGATGATTACAGGGCgacaatgttgaacaaatgatCGAACCTACATAGATTTTAGCAGGTCAAAAGTGTTCAATTATAATAAggtcaattataagttaaaaattgaGAGAGATTATCgatacttacaactacgccaagggAATAGTAACACATTAAAAATCTATCTTCTTTGTCGGTGACCAAATTACTTACGCTTCCCGGGTTGTGGATCCTAATGTTATATAGGTAAAGGGGAAGCATTCAGAACGAGTCTTCAGCACTGCCACGAAGCATCTGTAATGTATGACATTTtgccctccatgcttgattgtaagatatgctgaCACCGAACCGGTGTCCTATATCCGCACGTATATCATTTGCTTTGTATTCCCGGTTTGCAGACTTGAAAgaatccacaagcatactacccaacacctttttggtagcatgtttattgtttcccataattagtgtgcgtgggcatgtgtgtacgtcatgcaatttctttaccataaagttttcagtgttcCGTATTTTGTAACCACTAATTTTCCATTCACAGCTTGGCAACACACAATTAGCGGTGTATCGAGATGTGTCCGtctttacaggcttaatttggaagttttcttcaagacattttgtaaatAGAGTGTTTATGAACTCGGCCTTGTTCAAAAAAGTTTGACGAACTTTAATTAAATCTGATACCCTATACGTGGTAGGTGTTTGAGTCGTAAATTCAGGCTCTTGCTCTTGCTGACTCAATAGAGGTGGCATATTCCAAAATaaatcttgcttttcttcttcatattgaTCTTCTTCGTCTCCGTCTTTTTCTCCATCTGAATCACTAGATGCGACAACAGATATCTCAAACGGGTGTTCtcctttaattttacatacgttttcaaCACCATAGTTAAACATATCAAACTCTTCAGTGTTTGGAGGTGGCATTTCAGGCTCTTCCGCTTCTAAATTATGAAGGAGTGGTTCAGTGACTTGTGTTGAGTGTGTTTCTGGGTCTGGTTGTGGTTGGAGTGTTTCTGGGTTTCGTTGTGGTTGGTGTGTTTCTTGGTTTCGTTGTGGTACgtgtgtttctgggtttcgttgtggtagattcattcgtactttctcaacaacataaatatcaatcggagcatttacaattgcatatcgtaagaactcttgaaagtcttcataatcatccgtAATATCAAAAACATGGTTATTATAAATGTATCTCATTGAAACATGTGAATTGGGTGGCATTTATAtttttttaagaacattttttaataatattctcTGATTCATTGGTTTTATAGGTGCAACAGGTAGTTTTAgccgaattctaaaacaatctaggGGTAAATACATGGGAATGTTGTTAATAAACTCAAAagaacccccacaacatatatGAACAACAAATTTATCTTCAATAACACAATTCATAAATACTTAGGTAGTGCAAAAAAAATGCTTGAAAATGTACCTTGTGTAGCCAATAATCACTGAAATTCTTTGGGAATGAGTTGTGAGGAAATGATAAATTACAAGTTCCAGAGACATTCTTTATATAAGATCGAAATTCTATCCATGAAAATCTAGAAAATCTAATGAAATCTTATCCTGCTAAGATAAAGGCGCAAGGACTTGCGCCTGTTTGTACGCAAGgtaccttgcgccttgcgagggcattttgtcaaaaaaaaatttTGTTGGGCTCTGGTGCAAAGGGACCAAAATGTTTGGGCATTTTGGTAATAATCCCTTTTTCACAAATAGTGAAAAATTTAAAGAAAACAAGTAGGTGACCCAAACTGGGCTTACAACAATTCTGCCCATTTGGGTCATAATCAGCATACAAGCCATATCTTACGAACATAAAATACAAAACATTATGGAGCTTTATAAAGCATTACATTACAATACATAGCCCTTTAACTGCACAAACTGGGCCCGTCTAACTTTAACAACCGCAATCTCAAGTACGATCTTGAACAAGCTACACAAGCTACACGTATATGAGCCATAGAACACCACCTTATCTCTGACCAACCACAATACCCTACAAAGTGTACGGACCAATTGAACTCCGATCCTTATCCGCGTTAAAACCAAAACCAAAAGTAAACTATCCGTAAGCCAAGAGAATATAACGTTGGGGTCCAAACTTGTACACAATTTAAGCCATATACCCTATTAAATAACAGGACCCAAGTACGTAAACCTTCAAAGAACCTAGTGAACTATATTCAAACAAGCACAATAAACTAAATATAGACTAAAATCCAATGGTTGTAACCCATAATAAGGTTGGAGTGAAAAGCGAATCTAAGAACCCGTCGCCCATTTTACCACCATAACCTTCTGAAAACCTTGTGATTCCAAATCCCAAACATGAACGAACCATTACACACTCCACCTTTCGATTTCAGAAAAATCTAAAGAAATTGAAATCTTGACACCATCCAACCAACCATTAACACTCAACCCTTACACAAGATTCAAATTTGTATTCTTAAAAACCGAAACCGGAACCCATATCTAACACACACACATCATGTCAGCCACGAAAACTAAACAAGGTTTAAGACTTTTTCCATATGTCAGAGTCGAAAAAGACATGAAAAACATAAAAATTAAAGGAGAAGACAGAACCCAAACACAAACATTACAAACATTTACCTGAACCTCATTTACCATCGTTTCTTTGTGCATTCATGTAACCATTCGGCCAACCATACGATCCCAGTCTATACCCCCGAAGCCTCACGTGTTCCGAGACGCCAAATTTATTGACGCTTCTTAAAAGGAGGCGTAGGAGGCTCTCCGTATTCTCTCACCGGGGTAAAGAATTCATTGTACTTTTTTAAATGAACGACTTGTTTGCTAGGATTAAAGAGCTTTGCATTTACTTTAGATTGATTTGATTGTGATCTAATATCCATATGATCCGTGAACCCGTCTAAATCTTCATCAACTGACTCGCCGGAGGGAGTTTGCACGAAGGGATCTTTATCTAGATTGCCCGATTTAGCTTTCAAAAACCTCTTCTTTTCACTTTTGGAAGGCTTGGCTTTATGGACTTGTAAAATAAGAGGTTCTTGTGCTTGAAGATCTTTGACTTTTTTGAAATTGTCTAAAAGGTTAAACAGGGTCTTTTGCAACCTGAAGTGCGGCATGAATGAGAACAAACGTGGGGTTTTATAGGTGTATTAACAAGATCTGAAGTATTTGAATTTGGTAAAATAATTGTGGGTGGAGCAGGTGACAAAGGAGTTTCATTGTTTATGGAATGCTCTTTAGTACTATTTGAGAAAGTAACAGCCTTTTTGTCCCCTTTAGGATTATTGGTTACATTTGGACCTTGTTGCAGACTGTTGAAAATATGAAGGACAGTATTGTACATGTCGTTGGTGAAATCTTCCTCATTTAATGAATCAGGTAAAAAGTCCACCTTTTCCCCCCTTTATCGCCATTTACTGTACCCACAAATTCAAAATTTGAACTATCACCATTTTGAACTGTATCGCTGGAATCTGGTTGAGCAACATTATCTGATGGACTTTCGGAACAGATGATAGGAGCAACAAGTCTTGACACCTCTGAATTATGAAAATCAATATCCAAAACCGAAAACAACTCTTGATTAAGATCGTGTGACTTCACCTCTTCCACCCAAACTCTGTATTTCTTAAAATTTTTGAAAGGAACAATTTGATATTCATGGATATCCCCAGGATCTTGACATTCTATAAAAACAAACGAATAACAAGATTGTGACTTTCTATGTGTTGCACGATCCACACATAACATTGATCCGTAATTCTTTGCAACCGCAATCACATTGTCGACACTTCCTCCTTCAAAAAGTAGACCTTGTATCTTTAACCTGTTAGTGAAACTGTGTTCAAGGATTTTAAATGTGACGTGTTACGCATTGATTCGATTCCTTCTACTTCACTTGAAGGGATTAATGAATGGCTGGATACGACGGatattaaatattatgaaagcAGGTTGGTTAACCCATCCGGTTAACCCATCCATGTTCAATTTACAAATATTATATGCTTTCATCTGAATGAAGTT comes from Rutidosis leptorrhynchoides isolate AG116_Rl617_1_P2 chromosome 4, CSIRO_AGI_Rlap_v1, whole genome shotgun sequence and encodes:
- the LOC139904397 gene encoding uncharacterized protein, which gives rise to MDMAHYIPKNYDVQTAPIRRRLFKGFKDSQNVLLSDVEKMLLKSDHRRISDDDVVRLAIILIVERGFMGKQGIHVVNKKFLWLVEELSPVNQYPWGSRIWEPTYEAVSEGFVIRESQLESGKAYTLAGFMLAFKIWILESYRRTIKPFAKKTDKNGVPRALF